A window from Myxococcus fulvus encodes these proteins:
- a CDS encoding GGDEF domain-containing response regulator, translated as MAGPILVVDDDLFFRQLASDMLARHGHRVVSVENGTAALEEAARTPFDLVITDVVMPGVDGFALTARLRERDPDQEVILVSQRTDIKGSEMALRSGAADCLAKPVDEADLVLAVDRALERAALRKERAQLRDENMEFARFHNLHQRCLELISQSDLEWLQERIISELSAVCDAQSAALWVLDDRGDLVLRAYRGLLDKQFLAERMSPEGPLASRLKDAQPWFARDERSAVLYVPLMATGEIVGLAQLSDPLAGDFRQEHSRDARVLADFAAVGVKNGRRMMALQRLGLRDRETAAYNLSYFTDYASKEIYKARRYGRTFSLLTFSIDNLPLVRVRQGAADAKKAVRGIIKALSKIIRDSDVIAKASDQEFYLLLPETDFFGAMMFVRRAVAAVREEPEVQDVEQRLPLALVGGASTFPKDGEDFDELVHRCRRRMDERRASLQRRLMLDGLPFWDEVDLLLGTPNSPKLPVDDRAEPSRRGKVADVLFDELQAEIARELMRDPGSRGLLYVGGPEIRSDLPIAAGLESAPPDLSSRIYLLGRRMDLESHPALTPVFLEGDERVARHEFILWLSESAAYALIQRRGRGATWGFHTSDTAVVDGLISKLQAEYDLQPY; from the coding sequence GTGGCCGGTCCCATTCTCGTCGTCGACGACGACCTGTTCTTCCGCCAGCTCGCCAGCGACATGCTGGCCCGTCATGGGCACCGCGTCGTCTCCGTGGAGAACGGCACGGCCGCGCTCGAGGAGGCGGCCCGCACGCCCTTCGACCTGGTCATCACCGACGTGGTGATGCCGGGCGTGGACGGCTTCGCGCTCACCGCGCGCCTGCGCGAGAGGGACCCCGACCAGGAGGTCATCCTGGTCAGCCAGCGCACCGACATCAAGGGCTCGGAGATGGCGCTGCGCTCGGGCGCGGCGGACTGTCTGGCCAAGCCCGTGGACGAGGCGGACCTGGTGCTCGCGGTGGACCGCGCCCTGGAGCGCGCCGCCCTGCGCAAGGAGCGGGCCCAGCTGCGCGACGAGAACATGGAGTTCGCGCGCTTCCACAACCTGCACCAGCGCTGCCTGGAGCTCATCTCCCAGTCGGATTTGGAGTGGCTGCAGGAGCGCATCATCTCGGAGCTGTCCGCGGTGTGCGACGCGCAGAGCGCCGCGCTGTGGGTGCTCGATGACCGGGGTGACCTGGTGCTGCGCGCGTACCGGGGCCTGCTCGACAAGCAGTTTCTCGCCGAGCGCATGAGCCCCGAGGGGCCGCTGGCCAGCCGGCTCAAGGACGCGCAGCCGTGGTTCGCCAGGGACGAGCGCTCGGCGGTGCTGTACGTGCCGCTGATGGCCACGGGGGAAATCGTGGGCCTGGCGCAGCTGTCCGACCCGCTGGCCGGGGACTTCCGTCAGGAGCACTCGCGAGACGCGCGCGTGCTCGCGGACTTCGCCGCGGTGGGCGTGAAGAACGGCCGGCGGATGATGGCGCTGCAGCGGCTGGGGCTGAGAGACCGCGAGACGGCGGCCTACAACCTCAGCTACTTCACCGACTACGCGTCCAAGGAGATCTACAAGGCCCGGCGCTACGGCCGCACCTTCTCGCTGCTGACGTTCTCCATCGACAACCTGCCGCTGGTGCGGGTGCGGCAGGGCGCGGCGGACGCGAAGAAGGCGGTGCGCGGCATCATCAAGGCGCTCAGCAAGATCATCCGCGACTCGGACGTCATCGCGAAGGCGAGCGACCAGGAGTTCTACCTGCTGCTGCCGGAGACGGACTTCTTCGGGGCCATGATGTTCGTGCGCCGCGCGGTGGCGGCGGTGCGCGAGGAGCCCGAGGTCCAGGACGTGGAGCAGCGGCTGCCCCTGGCGCTGGTGGGCGGCGCGAGCACCTTCCCCAAGGATGGGGAGGACTTCGACGAGCTGGTGCACCGCTGCCGCCGGCGCATGGACGAGCGCCGCGCGTCGCTGCAGCGGCGGCTGATGCTGGACGGGCTGCCGTTCTGGGACGAGGTGGACCTGCTGCTCGGCACGCCCAACAGCCCCAAGCTGCCGGTGGACGACCGCGCCGAGCCCAGCCGCCGGGGCAAGGTGGCGGACGTGCTCTTCGACGAGCTGCAGGCGGAGATCGCCCGCGAGCTGATGAGAGACCCGGGCTCGCGCGGCCTGCTGTACGTGGGCGGGCCGGAGATTCGCTCGGACCTGCCCATCGCCGCGGGCCTGGAGTCGGCGCCGCCGGATTTGTCCTCGCGCATCTACCTGCTGGGCCGGCGCATGGACCTGGAGTCGCACCCCGCGCTGACGCCCGTGTTCCTGGAGGGCGACGAGCGGGTGGCGCGGCACGAGTTCATCCTCTGGCTGTCGGAGAGCGCGGCGTACGCGCTCATCCAGCGGCGGGGACGCGGGGCGACGTGGGGCTTCCACACCTCGGACACCGCGGTGGTGGACGGGCTCATCTCCAAGCTGCAGGCCGAGTACGACCTGCAGCCCTACTGA
- a CDS encoding DUF4388 domain-containing protein, which yields MAQVRKILIADPDLESVRALSRALRTKGYQVHYAPDGSRALEVAVLRHPDLTLFDEHCRLLEARTFIQILRTNPRTEDIPVVLTTSSFDGDRYRGLRDGYLRKPFNLDEVLSRIEHIFRRNEAAKDLKVEQQEIEGSLSQLSIPDLMQLLGMNRRSGKLSLERGNERGEIHVVEGRPVNSKLGRVEGEKALFRLLAWGDGTFTFSPGANAAKARINRAMDDALLEGMRQSDEVNRLLPGLPPRHTRLMLAPDLALQQDQHPVTAQVVDLLRQPRALGEVLDLAPATDLEVLGVLSTLMQRGVARLADASGTDANAGELLGAAEVHALRGRILRTKAPAKVATAKVFVCGSGAAAARRIMARVPGLEALSAEPTAVKSGFGTLGRLVLSEVLRLDFCVLPPAEAARPLWRPFSAGAVGALLLDVSEPAVGLAHYLAWEARMPVVVVGLDVPQSLQGSPAGALSVVDDLGEALRALLVQALNPAPMLPGVPQVQRASASAG from the coding sequence GTGGCCCAGGTGCGCAAGATTCTCATCGCCGACCCCGACCTCGAGTCCGTGCGTGCGCTGTCCCGCGCGCTGCGCACCAAGGGCTACCAGGTGCACTACGCGCCGGATGGCTCGCGGGCGCTGGAGGTGGCGGTGCTGCGCCACCCGGACCTCACGCTGTTCGACGAGCACTGTCGGCTGCTGGAGGCGCGCACCTTCATCCAGATTCTTCGCACCAACCCGCGCACCGAGGACATCCCCGTCGTCCTCACCACGTCCAGCTTCGACGGAGACCGCTACCGCGGCCTGCGCGACGGCTACCTGCGCAAGCCCTTCAACCTGGACGAGGTGCTCAGCCGCATCGAGCACATCTTCCGGCGCAACGAGGCGGCCAAGGACCTCAAGGTCGAGCAGCAGGAGATCGAAGGCTCGCTCAGCCAGCTGAGCATCCCGGACCTGATGCAGCTGCTCGGCATGAACCGGCGCAGCGGCAAGCTGTCGCTGGAGCGCGGCAACGAGCGCGGTGAAATCCACGTGGTGGAGGGCCGCCCCGTCAACTCGAAGCTGGGCCGCGTGGAAGGGGAGAAGGCCCTGTTCCGCCTGCTGGCCTGGGGCGACGGCACGTTCACCTTCTCGCCGGGCGCGAACGCCGCGAAGGCGCGCATCAACCGCGCCATGGATGACGCGCTGCTGGAGGGCATGCGCCAGTCGGACGAGGTGAACCGGCTCTTGCCGGGCCTGCCTCCGCGCCACACGCGGCTGATGCTCGCGCCGGACCTGGCGCTGCAGCAGGACCAGCACCCGGTGACGGCCCAGGTGGTGGACCTCTTGCGCCAGCCCCGGGCCCTGGGCGAGGTGCTGGACCTGGCGCCCGCCACGGACCTGGAAGTGCTGGGCGTGTTGTCCACGCTGATGCAGCGGGGCGTGGCGAGGCTGGCGGACGCGTCGGGCACGGACGCGAACGCGGGCGAGCTGTTGGGCGCCGCCGAGGTGCACGCGCTGCGCGGCCGCATCTTGCGCACCAAGGCGCCGGCGAAGGTGGCCACCGCCAAGGTCTTCGTGTGCGGCAGCGGCGCGGCGGCGGCGCGACGAATCATGGCGCGCGTGCCGGGACTGGAGGCCCTGTCCGCGGAGCCCACCGCGGTGAAGAGCGGCTTCGGCACGCTGGGGCGACTGGTGCTCAGCGAGGTGCTGCGGCTGGACTTCTGCGTGCTGCCTCCCGCCGAGGCCGCGCGGCCCTTGTGGCGGCCCTTCAGCGCGGGCGCCGTGGGCGCGCTGCTCCTGGACGTGTCCGAGCCCGCGGTGGGCCTGGCGCACTACCTGGCGTGGGAGGCGCGCATGCCCGTCGTCGTCGTGGGGCTGGACGTGCCGCAAAGCCTCCAGGGCTCCCCGGCCGGCGCGCTGAGCGTGGTGGATGATTTGGGCGAGGCGCTGCGCGCGCTGCTGGTCCAGGCCCTCAACCCGGCACCCATGTTGCCGGGCGTGCCCCAGGTCCAGCGCGCGAGCGCCTCCGCGGGGTAG
- a CDS encoding FBP domain-containing protein gives MFRFESDRDLIESFRPRDLRVMEMPPGLTFPLFVRDYLAWTETSGLRVYLIFSAPGSRQPIGIIFRRDSMGGENVTRMCEWCHHSGASSEVTMLTTDVTNKRRVGISLCADLQCKERLEDAANRAGRHTLEALEQLRARMFRFANEALGIELEPAA, from the coding sequence GTGTTCCGATTCGAGTCCGACCGGGACCTCATCGAGTCCTTCCGCCCGAGAGACCTGCGCGTCATGGAGATGCCGCCGGGTCTCACCTTCCCCTTGTTCGTCCGCGACTACCTGGCCTGGACGGAGACGTCCGGCCTCCGGGTGTATCTCATCTTCTCCGCGCCCGGCAGCCGTCAGCCCATTGGCATCATCTTCCGACGCGACTCGATGGGCGGGGAGAACGTCACCCGCATGTGTGAGTGGTGCCACCACTCCGGCGCGTCGAGCGAGGTGACGATGCTCACCACCGACGTGACCAACAAGCGCCGCGTGGGCATCAGCCTGTGCGCGGACCTCCAATGCAAGGAGCGCCTGGAGGACGCGGCCAACCGCGCCGGCCGGCACACGTTGGAGGCGCTGGAGCAGCTTCGCGCCCGGATGTTCCGCTTCGCCAACGAGGCGCTCGGCATCGAGCTCGAGCCCGCCGCCTGA
- a CDS encoding fatty acid desaturase family protein, translating to MDRAAPLSSKELIARTRPFATQDVARSGWNVVATYAALAAAATLAVAAPWWPLKVVGAVLEALVLIRAFILFHDAMHGALLPTSKWAKVLFHVQGILTLTPARIWNETHNHHHANTARIAADSAGTFVTWTTEQWRQASGWQRLGYRVERHPVTILLGYFTAFLYSLCLVPFVKDPKRYWTSGLALFVHGALSVGLCVFFGPAVYLLAFLVPLVLAYALGTYLFYSQHNFDQVNLLPESDWTHADAALEASSYLRCGKVMAWFTGNIGYHHVHHLNPRIPFYRLPEAMAAIPELQAPHVTTLSPRDIIGCLRLNLWDPALGRMVRYRDAWRPALAPVATREHVSGPLASA from the coding sequence ATGGACCGCGCCGCGCCGCTCTCGAGCAAGGAGCTCATCGCAAGGACCCGTCCCTTCGCCACGCAGGACGTGGCGCGCTCGGGATGGAACGTGGTGGCCACCTATGCCGCGCTCGCGGCGGCGGCGACGCTGGCGGTGGCCGCGCCCTGGTGGCCCCTCAAGGTGGTGGGCGCGGTGCTGGAGGCGCTCGTCCTCATCCGCGCGTTCATCCTCTTCCACGACGCGATGCACGGCGCGCTCTTGCCGACGTCGAAGTGGGCGAAGGTGCTGTTCCACGTGCAGGGCATCCTGACGCTCACGCCCGCGCGCATCTGGAATGAGACGCACAACCACCACCACGCGAACACGGCGCGCATCGCCGCGGACTCCGCGGGCACCTTCGTCACCTGGACCACCGAGCAGTGGCGTCAGGCCTCCGGCTGGCAGCGGCTGGGCTACCGCGTGGAGCGCCATCCGGTGACCATCCTCCTGGGCTACTTCACGGCGTTCCTCTACAGCCTGTGCCTGGTGCCCTTCGTGAAGGACCCGAAGCGCTACTGGACGTCGGGGCTGGCGCTCTTCGTCCACGGCGCGCTGTCGGTGGGCCTGTGCGTCTTCTTCGGGCCGGCGGTGTACCTGCTCGCCTTCCTGGTGCCGCTGGTGCTCGCGTACGCGCTGGGCACGTACCTGTTCTATTCGCAGCACAACTTCGACCAGGTGAACCTGCTGCCGGAGTCCGACTGGACGCACGCGGACGCGGCGCTGGAGGCCTCCAGCTACCTGCGCTGCGGCAAGGTGATGGCGTGGTTCACCGGCAACATCGGCTACCACCACGTGCACCACCTCAACCCGCGCATCCCGTTCTACCGGCTGCCGGAGGCGATGGCCGCCATCCCCGAGCTGCAGGCGCCCCACGTCACCACGCTGAGCCCGCGCGACATCATCGGCTGCCTGCGGCTCAACCTGTGGGACCCGGCGCTGGGGCGGATGGTGCGCTACCGCGACGCGTGGCGGCCGGCCCTCGCGCCCGTCGCGACGCGGGAGCACGTGTCCGGTCCCCTCGCGTCAGCGTGA
- a CDS encoding DUF6600 domain-containing protein — protein sequence MRTWKPSWRWLRAGGAGALLAVVGCATGNEQFGPQVKGSSTTLSSSVSIYRDLLSPYGDWFELPEVGWVWKPYEEQVGRDFVPYASFGQWRLSDWGWTFDTDLEWGWAAFHYGRWFVTPAHGWVWWPDDEWAPSWVDWRWGDGHIGWQPQPVPGQQVRRPWTFVASSDFVSPDVSRFLVPPDQEATLASKTQPVGERVMGRTGQWNAGPTGEEVAQVLGEPVPRTGPLAPPTGQPPLTGSSASR from the coding sequence ATGCGCACATGGAAACCATCCTGGCGTTGGCTGCGCGCGGGCGGCGCGGGCGCGCTGCTGGCCGTGGTGGGCTGCGCGACGGGGAACGAGCAGTTCGGTCCGCAGGTGAAGGGCAGCTCCACCACGCTGAGCAGCAGCGTGTCCATCTACCGCGACCTGCTGTCCCCCTACGGCGACTGGTTCGAGCTCCCCGAGGTGGGCTGGGTCTGGAAGCCGTACGAAGAGCAGGTCGGCCGCGACTTCGTGCCCTACGCCAGCTTCGGGCAGTGGCGCCTGAGCGACTGGGGCTGGACGTTCGACACGGATTTGGAGTGGGGCTGGGCGGCCTTCCACTACGGCCGCTGGTTCGTGACGCCCGCCCACGGCTGGGTGTGGTGGCCCGACGACGAGTGGGCACCCTCGTGGGTGGACTGGCGCTGGGGAGACGGCCACATCGGCTGGCAGCCCCAACCCGTGCCCGGGCAGCAGGTCAGGCGCCCGTGGACCTTCGTGGCGTCGAGCGACTTCGTGAGCCCCGACGTCAGCCGCTTCCTGGTGCCGCCGGACCAGGAGGCGACGCTCGCGAGCAAGACGCAGCCGGTGGGCGAGCGGGTGATGGGGCGCACCGGCCAGTGGAACGCGGGGCCCACCGGTGAGGAGGTCGCGCAGGTGCTCGGCGAGCCGGTGCCGCGCACGGGGCCGCTCGCGCCGCCCACGGGACAACCCCCGCTCACCGGCTCCTCCGCGTCACGCTGA
- a CDS encoding sigma-54-dependent Fis family transcriptional regulator codes for MGTLTLSASAHLWEQFLVGALDEDGVAVPEPPPILSRWQRSRALGAPSTGLPDEGPSVGGLALVERRARLEPVWHEVRDMLDVLAAAPLPSGRVALLADREGVILATRSSGGDFAGHADYVRLVAGACWDEVSRGTNAIGTALAESSAVAVVGPAHYAQRHHGLVCYAAPVRDPFGEVLGVLDVTGPAGGADPLVLVAVASIAHSAEARLREVAWARVAAAARGGLEARLAREDGPVLLVESPGRVRRLNGAARALFGVESSAEEVSPGRVLGLSWRTLKDAALRGQVLEASHRDTGASWRVHPEAVGEGDGESALAVLVRLEPRLTRAQARTARASVDARFEKEVWSELKGSDSAHRATLREAARFAPTSVPVLLLSETGTGKELLARAVHAASAVASGPFVAVNCGALSAALLESELFGHAPGAFTGARTGGAEGKLAAADGGTLFLDELAEMPAALQVMLLRVLEDGGYSRVGESRVRHSRFRLVGATCRDLEAAVRSGAFRQDLYYRLQGALLRLPPLREREDLPELAQVLLRQLASEGGHPPSTLSDGALARLCAHRWPGNVRELKTVLRLALVRADGSPVIDVSALPPELGRAPVPVEPGAASGFAPASPMHGFASRSEPGFTPVSPMQVEPGFASRSAPGRVPGAEPFPSSSAEPERPGGLREVEANAILEALSRSGGNVARAARLLGIARSTLYRMVERFGLALPPRS; via the coding sequence ATGGGAACGCTCACGCTCAGCGCCTCGGCGCACCTGTGGGAGCAGTTCCTCGTCGGGGCGCTCGACGAGGACGGAGTCGCTGTTCCGGAGCCGCCCCCCATCCTCTCGCGTTGGCAGCGCTCCCGGGCGCTCGGGGCCCCGAGTACGGGCCTGCCCGACGAGGGGCCCAGCGTCGGGGGCCTCGCGCTCGTGGAGCGACGGGCCCGGCTGGAGCCGGTGTGGCACGAGGTCCGGGACATGCTGGACGTGCTCGCCGCCGCGCCGCTGCCCTCGGGGCGGGTGGCGCTGCTGGCGGACCGGGAAGGCGTCATCCTCGCCACGCGCAGCTCGGGCGGAGACTTCGCGGGCCATGCGGACTACGTGCGCCTGGTGGCGGGGGCCTGCTGGGACGAGGTGTCCCGCGGCACGAATGCCATCGGCACCGCGCTGGCGGAGTCCTCGGCGGTGGCCGTGGTGGGCCCCGCGCACTATGCGCAGCGGCACCATGGTCTCGTCTGTTACGCGGCGCCGGTGAGAGACCCGTTCGGCGAGGTGCTCGGCGTGCTGGACGTCACGGGCCCGGCGGGTGGCGCGGACCCGCTGGTGTTGGTGGCCGTGGCGAGCATCGCGCACTCGGCGGAGGCGCGGCTGCGCGAGGTCGCCTGGGCGCGGGTGGCGGCGGCGGCGCGCGGTGGGCTGGAGGCGCGGCTGGCTCGCGAGGATGGGCCGGTGCTGCTCGTCGAGTCACCGGGGCGGGTGCGGCGGCTCAATGGGGCGGCGCGTGCGCTGTTCGGCGTGGAGTCGTCAGCCGAGGAGGTGTCCCCGGGGCGGGTGCTCGGGCTGTCGTGGCGGACGTTGAAGGACGCGGCGCTGCGCGGGCAGGTCCTGGAGGCGAGCCACCGCGACACGGGCGCGAGCTGGCGCGTGCATCCGGAGGCGGTGGGGGAGGGGGATGGGGAGTCGGCGCTCGCGGTGCTGGTGCGGCTGGAGCCTCGACTGACGCGAGCGCAGGCGCGGACGGCGCGGGCCTCCGTGGATGCCCGATTCGAGAAGGAGGTCTGGTCCGAGTTGAAGGGCAGCGACTCGGCGCATCGCGCGACGTTGCGAGAGGCGGCCCGCTTCGCGCCCACGTCGGTGCCGGTGTTGTTGCTGTCGGAGACGGGCACGGGCAAGGAGCTGCTCGCGCGCGCGGTGCATGCGGCGAGCGCGGTGGCCTCCGGGCCGTTCGTGGCGGTCAACTGTGGCGCGCTGTCCGCGGCGCTGCTGGAGAGCGAGCTGTTCGGCCATGCGCCTGGCGCCTTCACGGGGGCGCGTACGGGAGGCGCGGAGGGGAAGCTGGCGGCGGCGGATGGCGGGACGTTGTTCCTGGATGAGCTGGCGGAGATGCCCGCGGCGCTGCAGGTGATGCTGCTGCGCGTGCTGGAGGATGGTGGGTACTCGCGCGTGGGTGAGTCGCGCGTGAGGCACTCGCGCTTCCGGCTCGTCGGCGCGACGTGTCGGGACCTGGAGGCGGCGGTGCGCTCGGGCGCGTTCCGGCAGGACCTGTACTACCGGCTCCAAGGGGCGCTCTTGCGCTTGCCTCCGCTGCGCGAGCGGGAGGACCTGCCGGAGCTGGCGCAGGTGCTGCTGCGTCAGCTCGCGAGCGAGGGAGGACATCCTCCGAGCACGCTGTCCGACGGGGCGCTCGCGAGGCTGTGCGCGCACCGGTGGCCGGGGAACGTGCGGGAGCTGAAGACGGTGTTGCGCCTGGCGCTGGTCCGCGCGGATGGCTCGCCCGTCATCGATGTGTCCGCGCTGCCGCCGGAGCTGGGGCGTGCCCCTGTGCCCGTGGAACCTGGGGCCGCGTCAGGATTCGCTCCCGCGTCGCCGATGCATGGCTTTGCCTCGCGCTCCGAGCCGGGATTCACTCCTGTGTCGCCGATGCAGGTCGAGCCCGGGTTCGCATCGCGCTCCGCGCCAGGGCGCGTGCCCGGAGCCGAGCCCTTCCCTTCTTCAAGCGCCGAGCCCGAGCGTCCCGGAGGGCTTCGCGAGGTGGAGGCGAACGCCATCCTTGAGGCTTTGTCGCGCAGCGGAGGGAACGTGGCGCGTGCGGCGCGATTGCTCGGGATTGCGCGAAGCACGCTCTACCGAATGGTGGAGCGCTTCGGACTGGCGCTGCCGCCGCGTTCTTGA
- the adh gene encoding aldehyde dehydrogenase yields MIYAAPNQPGSKVKFKSRYQNFIGGRWVEPKRGQYFENITPVTGQVFCEVARSTAEDIELALDAAHAARVSWGRTSPTARANILLKIADRMEQNLELLAVAESWDNGKPVRETLAADLPLAIDHFRYFAGCIRAQEGTVGELDHDTVAYHFHEPLGVVGQIIPWNFPILMAAWKVAPALAAGNCVVLKPAEQTPVGILVLTELIQDLLPEGVFNVVNGFGIEAGKPLASSPRVAKVAFTGETTTGRLILQYASENLIPVTLELGGKSPNIFFDDVMAHDDDFLDKAMEGFSMFALNQGEVCTCPSRALVGEKIYSQFIERALERVKKVRPGNPLDTDTKLGAQASNDQLEKILGYIDIGKKEGAKVLTGGERVSLPGDLKDGYYVAPTVFQGHNKMRVFQEEIFGPVVSVTTFKDFDDAMRIANDTLYGLGAGVWTRDTNTAYRAGRTIEAGRVWTNCYHLYPAHAAFGGYKQSGIGRETHRKMLDHYQQTKNLLVSYSPKAMGFF; encoded by the coding sequence ATGATCTACGCCGCCCCCAATCAGCCCGGCTCGAAGGTGAAGTTCAAGTCCCGCTACCAGAACTTCATCGGCGGTCGGTGGGTCGAGCCGAAGCGTGGCCAGTACTTCGAGAACATCACGCCCGTGACGGGCCAGGTCTTCTGTGAGGTCGCCCGCTCCACGGCGGAGGACATCGAGCTGGCGCTGGACGCCGCGCACGCGGCCCGGGTGTCCTGGGGCCGCACGTCGCCCACGGCGCGCGCCAACATCCTGCTGAAGATCGCCGACCGGATGGAGCAGAACCTGGAGCTGCTCGCGGTGGCGGAGTCCTGGGACAACGGCAAGCCGGTCCGCGAGACGCTCGCGGCGGACCTGCCGCTGGCCATCGACCACTTCCGCTACTTCGCCGGCTGCATCCGTGCGCAGGAGGGCACGGTGGGCGAGCTGGACCACGACACCGTGGCCTACCACTTCCACGAGCCCCTGGGCGTGGTGGGGCAGATCATCCCCTGGAACTTCCCCATCCTGATGGCGGCGTGGAAGGTGGCGCCGGCGCTGGCGGCGGGCAACTGCGTGGTGCTCAAGCCCGCGGAGCAGACGCCCGTGGGCATCCTGGTGCTCACCGAGCTCATCCAGGACCTCCTGCCCGAGGGCGTCTTCAACGTCGTCAACGGCTTCGGCATCGAGGCCGGCAAGCCGCTGGCCAGCAGCCCCCGCGTGGCCAAGGTGGCCTTCACCGGTGAGACGACGACGGGGCGGCTCATCCTCCAGTACGCGAGCGAGAACCTCATCCCGGTGACGCTCGAGCTGGGCGGCAAGAGCCCGAACATCTTCTTCGACGACGTGATGGCGCACGACGACGACTTCCTGGACAAGGCGATGGAGGGCTTCTCCATGTTCGCGTTGAACCAGGGCGAGGTCTGCACGTGTCCGTCGCGCGCGCTGGTGGGCGAGAAGATCTACTCGCAGTTCATCGAGCGCGCGCTGGAGCGCGTGAAGAAGGTGCGCCCGGGCAACCCGCTGGACACCGACACCAAGCTGGGCGCGCAGGCGTCGAATGACCAGCTGGAGAAGATCCTCGGCTACATCGACATCGGCAAGAAGGAGGGCGCCAAGGTGCTCACCGGCGGCGAGCGCGTGAGCCTGCCCGGCGACCTCAAGGACGGCTACTACGTGGCGCCCACGGTGTTCCAGGGCCACAACAAGATGCGCGTCTTCCAGGAGGAGATCTTCGGACCGGTGGTGAGCGTCACCACGTTCAAGGACTTCGACGACGCGATGCGCATCGCCAACGACACGCTGTACGGCCTGGGCGCGGGCGTGTGGACGCGCGACACGAACACGGCGTACCGCGCGGGGCGCACCATCGAGGCGGGGCGCGTGTGGACCAACTGCTACCACCTGTACCCGGCGCACGCGGCGTTCGGCGGCTACAAGCAGTCGGGCATCGGCCGGGAGACGCACCGCAAGATGCTGGACCACTACCAGCAGACCAAGAACCTGCTCGTCAGCTACAGCCCGAAGGCGATGGGGTTCTTCTGA
- a CDS encoding DUF779 domain-containing protein has product MSDTRAGPGAGGRADSTVARVAVTPEAAAVIRSLRATHGPLMFHQSGGCCDGSAPMCYPLKEFRIGQRDVFLGEVEGCPVYIGGAQFEVWQHTHLTLDVVPGRGAGFSVESPLGVRFLTRSRVFTDEEYERMKHEPPPRRGPPE; this is encoded by the coding sequence ATGAGTGACACCCGTGCCGGGCCCGGCGCGGGTGGGCGGGCGGACTCCACGGTGGCCCGGGTGGCGGTGACGCCCGAGGCCGCCGCGGTCATCCGCTCCCTGCGTGCCACGCATGGGCCGCTGATGTTCCACCAGTCCGGCGGCTGCTGCGACGGCAGCGCGCCCATGTGCTACCCGCTCAAGGAGTTCCGCATCGGTCAGCGGGACGTCTTCCTGGGAGAGGTCGAGGGCTGCCCCGTCTACATCGGCGGCGCGCAGTTCGAGGTCTGGCAGCACACCCACCTGACGCTGGACGTGGTGCCGGGGAGGGGCGCGGGCTTCAGCGTCGAGTCCCCCCTGGGCGTTCGCTTCCTCACGCGAAGCCGCGTCTTCACGGACGAGGAATACGAGCGCATGAAGCACGAGCCTCCGCCGAGGCGCGGACCGCCGGAGTGA
- a CDS encoding SDR family oxidoreductase, which yields MQMKNAVALVTGANRGLGRAFAQALLERGARKVYAAAREPSSVDIPGVVPVRLDVTRPEQLEALVREAGDVSLLINNAGILKGTSLLGPDALAAARAELETNYLGPLATSSAFAPVLAKNGGGAILNVLSVLSWVAFPGSASYSASKAAAWALSNGLRKELAPQKTQVVALHVGYMDTDMAHKVTAPKSSTADVVRLTLDAIEAGQDEVLADEVSRNVKQGLSAGVYLQR from the coding sequence ATGCAGATGAAGAATGCGGTTGCCCTGGTTACTGGCGCCAATCGTGGGTTGGGGCGTGCGTTCGCGCAGGCGTTGTTGGAGCGGGGGGCTCGCAAGGTGTACGCGGCGGCGAGGGAGCCATCGAGCGTGGACATTCCGGGGGTGGTCCCGGTCCGCCTGGATGTCACCCGGCCCGAGCAGCTGGAGGCGCTGGTCCGCGAGGCGGGCGACGTGTCGCTGCTCATCAACAACGCGGGCATCCTGAAGGGCACGAGCCTGCTGGGGCCCGACGCGCTGGCCGCCGCCCGCGCCGAGCTGGAGACGAACTACCTGGGGCCCCTGGCGACGAGCAGCGCCTTCGCGCCCGTGCTGGCGAAGAACGGCGGTGGCGCCATCCTCAACGTGCTCTCGGTGCTCAGCTGGGTGGCCTTCCCGGGGTCGGCCAGCTACAGCGCCTCGAAGGCCGCCGCGTGGGCGCTGAGCAACGGGCTTCGCAAGGAGCTGGCGCCCCAGAAGACCCAGGTGGTGGCCCTGCATGTCGGCTACATGGACACGGACATGGCCCACAAGGTCACCGCGCCGAAGTCGAGCACCGCGGACGTGGTGCGCCTGACGCTGGACGCCATCGAGGCTGGCCAGGACGAGGTGCTCGCCGACGAGGTGAGCCGCAACGTCAAGCAGGGGCTGTCCGCGGGCGTCTATCTCCAGCGTTGA